The DNA window GCCTGCGCCCGCTAACGCGCACCAGCATAGGCCTGGACTTGAATTGCGAGAGGCACTGGGTTGCAAGCACGTGTTCTACTTCGCTGGTCCCGATGCCGAAGGCCAGCGCGCCGAATGCTCCGTGGGTTGAGGTGTGGCTGTCGCCGCAGACAATCGTCTGCCCGGGATTCGTGAGGCCGAGTTCTGGGCCGATGATGTGCACGATGCCCTGATTGCGGTCCTGCATATCAAACAGCAGGATGTGGTTTTCCCTGCAATTGCGCTCCAGCGCCGCAAACTGCGCGAGAGCGGCCCGGTCCAGGATGGGAAGGCTGCGATCTGTGGTTGGAACCGAATGGTCCATAGTGGCAAAGGTCAGGTCCGGCCGGCGTACCTTGCGCCCGTGGGCACGAAGACCAGCGAACGCCTGTGCCGAGGTCACTTCATGGACCAGATGGCGGTCAATATAAAGCAGCGTCGGCTGCCCGGGCTCCTCCCGCACCGCATGGGCATTCCAGATCTTTTCGTACATTGTCTGCGATGGCATAGTTCCTACTCTAACCTATTCTGAAAGCGTTCGGAAACCGGCCTGCAACGGACTATAATTATCTTGGTTCACGAGGTTTCATGTACGCCTCATAGATACCGACCAGTCGGTAGGTACTGTAGCATGTCGGGTCTTCCCCTGTCAATCATACCCTGCCTCGCGCCAGCTTTGCGCAAGAACGGCGTGCACGAAATGCGCCGAAGCGGCCCGCAGCCACACTGGCATAAGGTCTGCCTCATCATGTCGAACTCCCGCTTTCCGGAATGATAACCACGAGCAATACGGTGCCCGTCACAATGAACATGCGAAGCGCTGCCTCCTGGCCGTTCCACGATTGGGATTGCCACATCAAGAACCATTCCCCGCCCACGTCGAGAAAGACCACCAGCCACAGCAGCAGGCCGGCAGTCAGGCCCGCCACTGCTGTCCTGCCGGCTTTGTGGAAGGCGCCCACAGATCCTCGCAATTCTCGTAGCATCCCGATACTTCCCACCCAGCACAGGACCATTGCGACCGCTTCCCACACAATAATTCCGTCATAGAACGCTTTCTGCCACCAGGCGCTTTGAATCACACGCCACATGACATGGTTTCCCGGGAACACTGTATCCATCAACATCACGTGGCGAACAAACTGATAATTCGTCTCGTAATCCGTGCAGTTGTTGAAGACAATCAACGTGTAGTAAAAAGCAACGGTAGCAACGAGCAGCACTCTGGAAATGCGCAGCGTCATCGTGTCTCCGACGAAGGACAAGCCCGAAATTGGCCATGATTTGCAGGCATTATACACCGCAACCGCAGGCGCTACGCGCGCTTTGATATATTCGCCCAGCAGGATGTTTAGGCGTAAAATTGGGCCGTATGCCAGTGCTTTATTGCAATCACCTCTTCTCGATCAATCGCGAGAAGGCTCGTTCGTCACGGCGAACCTTTTTCAAGACGGCGACGCTCGTAGGTAGCGCATTTGCAAGTTTTTCGATTGGCCGCGCGGCAAAGACCGGAAAAAGTCGGTCTCGATGGCGCGCCCATGCCGTCGCGAGGCTTCCCGGCGGCTACCAGGTGGCCGCCGCAGAGGTCGATAACAGCAGCCGACCGGACATCTTCGCTCTCAGCTCGGAACAGAATATTGTTGACTGGTACCAGAACCCTTCGTGGCACGCCCGCTCCGTTACGACTGCAGCCGCGAGAAATATCAGCCTGGCGCCTTTGTTTCGTCCGGGATACCCAACGCGAGGCATGGCGCTCGCGAGCGGTTTTAACCTTGATCATGCTGAAGAGGGCGGCGATATCTGGTGGGCGCGGCCGGGGGCATCACTCGATGCCGAGTGGTCTCTCACACTGATCGGGCGAATTCCAGGGTCGCATCGGCTCCACTGGGCGGACCTTGACGGCGACCGGCGGCAGGAATTGGTGGTGGTTCCAATCGTGGGTGCGGGATCGAGGCCTCCTGATTATTCCGTCCCGGCGCAGATCACCTGGTTCGAGATGCCCGAAGCGTTATTGACGGGGCACGCTGCGCCAGCCAGCCAGCAATCAAGCCAGTGGATTCCGCACCTGGTTGATGATTCACTGACCATTGTGCATGGCGTTCACGTGATTGATTGGAACGGCGACGGCCGCGATGAAGTTCTAACGGCAAGCACGCAGGGTGTGAGCCTCTTCGAATCCACCGGCCAAGGTGTAGACCTCAAGTGGAAGCGGACACTTCTGACGCCGGGCGATCAAGATGAACGTTACCACGGCGCCAGCGAAATCGGCGTAGGCAAGGTCCATGGCCAGCGGTTTCTGGCCACCATCGAGCCCTGGCACGGCGACAAAGTGGTGGTCTATCCCGGCGGGAATGATGAGTTCTCAAAGCGTGTGGTGATTGATTCGAGCTTCAATAACGGGCACGCTCTGGTCTGCGCGGATCTCGACGGCGACGGCAACGACGAAATCATTGCCGGGTATCGCGGCCCGGGAACTTCGCTCTATATTTACCATGCCACCGATGAAAGCGGCAGCGCCTGGGAGCGCGAAACGCTTGACACAGGGATGGCGGCCTCTTGCCTGGCGATTGCAGACATCAACGGCGATGGCCGTCCGGACATTGTTGCCGTCGGCTCATCCACCGCCAACGTCAAGTGGTATGAAA is part of the Acidobacteriota bacterium genome and encodes:
- a CDS encoding VCBS repeat-containing protein, coding for MPVLYCNHLFSINREKARSSRRTFFKTATLVGSAFASFSIGRAAKTGKSRSRWRAHAVARLPGGYQVAAAEVDNSSRPDIFALSSEQNIVDWYQNPSWHARSVTTAAARNISLAPLFRPGYPTRGMALASGFNLDHAEEGGDIWWARPGASLDAEWSLTLIGRIPGSHRLHWADLDGDRRQELVVVPIVGAGSRPPDYSVPAQITWFEMPEALLTGHAAPASQQSSQWIPHLVDDSLTIVHGVHVIDWNGDGRDEVLTASTQGVSLFESTGQGVDLKWKRTLLTPGDQDERYHGASEIGVGKVHGQRFLATIEPWHGDKVVVYPGGNDEFSKRVVIDSSFNNGHALVCADLDGDGNDEIIAGYRGPGTSLYIYHATDESGSAWERETLDTGMAASCLAIADINGDGRPDIVAVGSSTANVKWYENLAF
- a CDS encoding DUF2165 domain-containing protein, with the translated sequence MTLRISRVLLVATVAFYYTLIVFNNCTDYETNYQFVRHVMLMDTVFPGNHVMWRVIQSAWWQKAFYDGIIVWEAVAMVLCWVGSIGMLRELRGSVGAFHKAGRTAVAGLTAGLLLWLVVFLDVGGEWFLMWQSQSWNGQEAALRMFIVTGTVLLVVIIPESGSST